The proteins below come from a single Cylindrospermopsis raciborskii Cr2010 genomic window:
- the gshA gene encoding glutamate--cysteine ligase: MVLTKGFEIEIYTGTSEGDIVGLSDRIVSELQGFMREPDSRNVEYITPPSTSYEYQLCNLLLPRQRLRKYLDNLSNLDKLNKYTLIPGSTLSLGGGDRFYRSDITNPYHDYIEQTYGTKVVTASVHINVGIPDPEVLMRACRVIRLEAPLFLALSASSPFLNGQATGYHSTRWGLFPQTPNYVPLFTSHTHHINWVESQLEAGTMRNVRHLWTSVRPNGDRRPYNLNRLELRICDLVTDPISLLAITALLEARLLQIIENDNIDPLKQSEFSLDDLITLTNKNEMAAAKFSLDAKLQHWQDGSIIIAREWISQLYEQVWKIAKQKGFSCFLSPLKKILREGNEAQQWLQLHKVGIDIQQVIKQAVVSTHEREKELESKLLCSSPIA; the protein is encoded by the coding sequence GTGGTCTTAACAAAAGGCTTTGAAATTGAAATATATACCGGTACTTCTGAGGGTGATATTGTCGGTCTCTCCGATCGTATTGTTTCAGAACTACAAGGTTTTATGCGAGAACCAGATAGTCGTAATGTGGAATATATCACTCCCCCATCCACTAGCTATGAATATCAGTTGTGCAACCTCCTGCTTCCTCGACAACGCTTAAGAAAGTATTTAGATAATTTGTCTAACTTGGATAAATTAAATAAATATACGCTAATTCCGGGAAGTACCTTATCCCTGGGAGGTGGCGACCGATTTTATCGCTCTGATATTACTAACCCATATCATGATTACATTGAGCAAACCTATGGCACAAAGGTAGTAACTGCTAGTGTGCATATTAATGTTGGTATACCAGATCCGGAAGTTTTGATGCGAGCTTGTCGAGTTATTCGTTTAGAGGCTCCTCTATTTTTAGCACTGAGTGCTTCATCACCCTTTTTAAATGGTCAAGCTACTGGCTATCATTCCACACGATGGGGACTATTCCCTCAAACCCCCAATTATGTACCTCTGTTTACTAGTCATACACATCATATCAACTGGGTAGAGTCTCAGTTAGAAGCAGGTACTATGAGGAATGTGCGCCATTTATGGACATCCGTTAGACCTAATGGCGATCGCCGTCCCTATAATTTGAACCGATTAGAATTGCGAATTTGTGACTTAGTGACAGATCCCATTTCTTTGTTAGCAATTACTGCTTTACTAGAGGCAAGACTGTTACAAATAATAGAGAATGATAACATAGATCCACTCAAACAGAGCGAATTTTCATTGGATGATTTAATTACCCTAACAAATAAAAACGAAATGGCAGCAGCCAAATTCAGTTTAGACGCTAAGTTACAGCACTGGCAAGATGGTAGTATTATTATAGCCAGAGAATGGATTAGTCAGTTGTATGAACAAGTGTGGAAAATAGCCAAACAAAAAGGATTTAGTTGTTTTCTCTCCCCCTTAAAGAAAATACTACGGGAAGGTAATGAAGCCCAGCAGTGGCTACAATTACACAAAGTAGGAATAGACATTCAGCAAGTCATCAAACAAGCGGTAGTTAGTACTCACGAACGGGAAAAAGAACTAGAAAGCAAGTTATTGTGTTCCTCCCCAATTGCTTAA
- a CDS encoding tRNA (cytidine(34)-2'-O)-methyltransferase — MPQVVLINPQIPPNTGNIARTCAATATELHLVGPLGFEITDRYLKRAGLDYWPHVKLNYHESYHTFLKVHRQRGGRLLGFSVRGNINYIQYEFRPDDWLLFGSETTGIPENILDICDSTLYIPMDQPGVRSLNLSVSVAVALFESRRQLGYLK; from the coding sequence ATGCCTCAGGTAGTTTTAATTAACCCACAAATTCCCCCCAATACAGGCAATATTGCCCGTACCTGTGCTGCTACGGCCACCGAACTGCATTTAGTTGGCCCTTTAGGATTTGAAATCACTGACCGCTACCTCAAAAGAGCAGGGTTAGATTATTGGCCCCATGTAAAACTTAACTACCATGAATCATATCACACATTCCTCAAAGTCCATCGGCAAAGAGGGGGTAGACTGCTAGGGTTCAGCGTCAGGGGCAATATTAACTATATTCAGTACGAATTTCGCCCTGATGACTGGTTATTGTTTGGCAGTGAAACAACGGGTATACCGGAAAATATTCTCGATATTTGTGACTCTACCCTCTACATTCCTATGGATCAACCTGGTGTTCGTAGCTTAAACCTATCAGTGAGCGTAGCTGTAGCTTTATTTGAGTCACGACGACAGTTGGGATATTTAAAATAA
- a CDS encoding peptidoglycan DD-metalloendopeptidase family protein produces the protein MIGLAISMGATSLFVTQKSDQAQAAAPVGSEKAAFVGSATTETDVEKITAEKLDVQTPTLASVPESIEAPTEVDNTADDQLREQQEFALNQLKEKSERLKTNLNSLPQKAQESSSINNNNFSEQKSLTALTTPQVVAPKEISNYQVKPGDTLEEIAGSYGTSVTELIQANGLSDPHDLRVNQKLIIPQVKSGTGIQELPTPTSPVVIPPKRIAQVAISPLVPPDREVNLPNAAELPLPTSASNEGVAIAVPQIPSPSSGSAISVPVAGKNLPQVPEAGSITPNTRGIGGSTDGFTTSVAITPKTVPTQLEKVTPNNDRIRSLQAEIERLRQKYRDQRSAITLANSGKVENTPSPLGGGNIDPVKVSPGVQIKAVTITVPRLGENGNVSVNSQLGVDAIAPNDEPVNPQFVPGNTRRNPSGIRLNVPPRRMNARDSLGKLRGTTVSPALPPLAAVDIYLPRNTEEENNSPALTGHIWPAKGVLTSGYGWRWGRMHRGIDIANGVGTPIYASAPGRVERAGWNNGGYGLLVEIRHEDGSMTRYAHNSRILVRVGQEVQQGETIAAMGSTGFSTGPHTHFEIHPTGKGAVNPIAFLPSQARL, from the coding sequence ATGATTGGTTTAGCAATTTCTATGGGTGCCACCAGCCTTTTTGTCACCCAAAAAAGCGACCAAGCGCAAGCAGCAGCCCCAGTTGGCAGTGAAAAAGCAGCCTTCGTAGGTTCAGCTACGACTGAAACCGATGTGGAAAAAATCACGGCAGAAAAGTTGGATGTCCAAACTCCCACTTTAGCAAGCGTGCCAGAAAGTATTGAAGCGCCTACCGAGGTTGACAATACTGCTGATGACCAGCTAAGGGAACAACAAGAGTTTGCACTCAACCAGCTAAAAGAAAAATCGGAACGTTTAAAAACCAATTTGAATTCCTTGCCTCAAAAGGCACAAGAATCAAGTAGTATCAACAATAACAACTTCTCAGAACAAAAATCCTTGACAGCACTGACAACTCCCCAAGTTGTGGCTCCAAAGGAAATTTCTAACTACCAGGTGAAGCCAGGTGATACATTGGAGGAAATTGCTGGTAGCTATGGAACTTCTGTGACTGAGCTAATTCAGGCTAATGGTCTGAGTGATCCTCATGATTTGCGGGTCAATCAGAAACTGATCATTCCTCAAGTTAAGTCTGGGACGGGTATACAAGAGCTACCTACTCCAACCAGTCCGGTTGTTATTCCACCCAAAAGAATTGCCCAAGTTGCTATTTCTCCTTTAGTTCCCCCTGACCGGGAAGTTAATCTGCCTAATGCGGCTGAGTTACCTTTGCCAACATCAGCGAGCAATGAGGGAGTTGCCATTGCAGTACCTCAGATCCCATCACCAAGCAGTGGATCTGCCATAAGCGTACCTGTGGCTGGCAAAAATCTCCCCCAAGTGCCCGAAGCTGGATCAATTACCCCCAATACACGGGGAATAGGTGGCTCTACAGATGGGTTTACCACTAGTGTGGCAATAACCCCAAAAACCGTTCCAACTCAGTTAGAAAAGGTTACGCCAAACAACGATCGCATTCGTAGCTTACAAGCAGAAATTGAAAGACTACGCCAAAAGTATCGCGATCAAAGATCTGCCATTACCCTGGCTAACTCTGGCAAGGTTGAGAATACTCCATCCCCATTGGGAGGAGGAAATATTGATCCCGTCAAAGTTTCACCAGGTGTTCAAATCAAAGCAGTAACAATTACCGTACCCAGGCTCGGGGAAAATGGTAATGTTTCCGTTAATTCTCAATTGGGTGTAGATGCGATCGCTCCCAATGATGAGCCTGTCAACCCTCAGTTTGTTCCTGGAAATACCAGAAGGAATCCTTCGGGTATTAGATTAAATGTGCCTCCCAGGAGGATGAACGCCCGGGATTCTCTGGGTAAATTGCGGGGTACAACCGTATCTCCAGCTTTACCTCCTTTGGCTGCAGTGGATATATATTTACCCAGAAATACAGAGGAAGAAAATAATAGTCCTGCTCTTACGGGTCACATTTGGCCTGCTAAAGGCGTTCTAACTTCCGGTTATGGTTGGCGCTGGGGTAGAATGCACAGAGGTATTGATATTGCCAATGGTGTGGGAACTCCAATTTACGCCTCTGCTCCAGGTCGAGTAGAAAGAGCAGGTTGGAATAATGGAGGTTATGGACTGTTGGTGGAAATACGCCATGAGGATGGCAGTATGACCCGTTATGCCCATAACAGCCGTATTTTAGTGCGGGTAGGTCAGGAAGTGCAACAGGGAGAAACCATTGCCGCCATGGGTAGCACTGGTTTTAGCACTGGTCCTCACACCCATTTTGAGATCCATCCCACAGGGAAAGGTGCGGTTAATCCCATCGCCTTTTTACCTTCTCAGGCACGTTTGTAA